In the genome of Nycticebus coucang isolate mNycCou1 chromosome X, mNycCou1.pri, whole genome shotgun sequence, the window TCTCTGGCAcaagctggggctggggctgagctGTCATTGTTGGATCCTCAGTTGAATGAATGAGGGAGCTGATGTTACTGTAATCCAGTGCTCTCTGGCCTGGGTGCATCCCATGCCCTGTGAGCCTCCCTATCCCTGATGcccatgtgctctctttctgacTAATTCCTTTCTATCTCACTCTAAAGCCTGGAGAGGGCTTTTCCCCTGCCCCTGATGTCTTTTCCCTTTGGCCTCTGGTCCCCTTGTGGGCACTAGGGTGGCAGTCCTGGCTAGACCACAGCTCGCCCATAAGAAACAGGGCAGGACTGCAGCTGCTTCCATTCTGGGGCTGTGGGCGAACTCACATGCACAGACACGTTCTTAAGAGACAGGGTTCAGGACAGCCATGGGAGTTTTGTCTTGCTCATCCAGTCTGGGGATAGACAGGGGAGGATTTGTGAAGGGAGGTGCCGAGCTCCTGAAACCCAGCCTGCTCTGCTCCTGTGACCCTTTTTCCATTTGTCATAGCTGCATTGAACTAAAACACATACATTACACAATTCACTCACTCAAAGTGCACATTTCAGTCATTCTTAGGATATTTGTAGAGTTGTGCAGCCATTACTACTGTCTCATTTCAGgacattttctttaatgttttttgtttttttgagacagagtcttgctctgtcattcaggctagagtgctgtggcctcagcctagctcacagctacctcaaactcctgggctcaaacgattctcctgcctcagcctcccaagtagttgggactacagacacctgccacaatgcctggctcatttttttgtttttagtagagacgtggtctcactcttatttagactggtctcaaactcctgagctcaagggatcctcctgccttagcctcccagaatgcagggattataggctgaagccactgtgcccggcctgcaggatatttttttttttttttttttttgtggagacagagtctcactttatggccctcggtagagtgccgtggcctcacacagctcacagcaacctccaactcctgggcttaagcgattctcttgcctcagcctcccgagtagctgggaccacaggcgcccgccacaacgcccggctattttttggttgcagtttggccggggctgggtttgaacccgccaccctcggtatatggggccggcgccctaccgactgagccacaggcaccgcccatctgcAGGATATTTTTATCACCCTAAAAATTGCCCTCCTCTATAACTATCACCCCTTCCACACCCCCTTAACATCTCTGTCCCCAAATTTTCTGGGATCATTTTCTGGCCTTTGCACTCTCTTTCTCTGGCTCTAAGGCTATAGGCATGAGAGCTGCAGGTGTGTTCCCAGGATACTTTAGCTCATGTACCACCTATAAAGTCCCTGTCTTGATGCTATGGTGGCATCAGTCTGGCCCATCGTTCTTCTGACTGGTGTTGTTGCTCAGGTGCGGGTTGATGGCTCTCAGGATGCCCATCTTTACGAGACAGTCCCTGTAGTGGATGGCAGCCCCATACTCCGAGACCTGCTTTTCAGCCCTGACCACCGGCACATCTACCTCCTGAGTGAGAAGCAGGTGGGCCCATGGTGGGTGGCGGTGGGTGGAGGGGCAGGGGCAGACTGGGTGCTAATGTAGCTGTCCCCAGGTGAGCCAGCTCCCCGTGGAGACCTGTGAGCAGTATCTGAGCTGTGCAGCCTGCCTGGGATCAGGGGACCCACACTGTGGCTGGTGTGTGCTGCAGCATAGGTGAGGGCCTTGATGGCCAGGGAGGAGCCAGTCATCCCTGGTGTGCCTGCCCTGCCCTTGtagcctccctttcctcctctacTTTCTCCTGCTAATGAGCAGAACCTCCACTCTGAGTGATGTCCCTGGGACCCCAGGGGACATAGCTTAGGCTTGCTGTTGCCTGGTACTATGAGGTATCCCTGGACCCCCCCTTCCCCCTAAGGTCCCACTTTCATCCACTCCCTGGGTGCTCCCAGGGCAGGTATGGGACCGGCTCTGGACTGACTCCATGTAGGTGCTGCCGTGAAGGAGCCTGTCCTGGTGCTTCTGCCCCACACAGCTTTGTGGAAGAGCTGAGCAAGTGTGTCCAGGTGCAGGTCCGGCCCAACAATATGTCAGTGACATCGCCTGGGGTACAGGTGAGTAGTGCAGAGGGTGTAGGGGCCTGTGCATGTGTGCTGGGGCATGCCCTGCCCTGAGCCCTCTGCCTCCTCAGCTGACTGTGGCCGTGCACAACGTGCCAGACCTCAGCGCGGGTGTGAGTTGTGCCTTTGAGGAGGTGATGGAGAGTGAGGCCGTCCTGCTGCCCTCTGGCGAGTTGCACTGCCTTTCACCATCTCTGCAGGAGCTGCAGGCTCTTACCAGGGGTCATGGTCAGTGAGCAGGGACTGCCTGGGCTGGGGTGGTAGCCACCCCCTATCCCCAGATAGTGCATGGCCACCCCTGGGCTTCTTGCAGGGGCCACCCGCACCGTGCAGCTGCAGCTGCTCTCTAAGGAGACAGGCGTGAGGTTTGCTGGGGCTGACTTTGTCTTCTACAACTGCAGTGTCCTCCAGTCGTGAGtacctggcttggcacctatccCTACCCCTAGGAATAGAAGAGGCCTCTGGGACAGGACAAGCAAGACCTGCAGGCTAGGACCAggcgcggtggttcacacctatgatcctagcacttgggaggctgaggcgggtggattgccttagctcatgagttcaaggctagcctgagccagagtgagaccctgagtctaaaaatggccaggcgttgtggcaggcgcctatagtcccagctacttgggagggtgagacaagagaatcacttaaacccaagtttgaggttgctgtgagctaaaatgccacagcactctaccgagggtgacaaaataagactttgtctcaaaaaaataaataaataaaagacctgCAGACtggctgtctctgtgtctctgagcGTTTACCTCTGTCTCTGTAGCTTTGAATCCCCTGAGCTGTGTCCTGGAGGAAGGGCAGTCTGGCCTCCATTATTTCTGAAGCTGTCCCACCCTCCTAGGTGCATGTCGTGTGTTGGCAGCCCTTACCCCTGCCACTGGTGTAAGTACCGCCATGTGTGTACCAGCCACCCCCACGAATGCTCCTTCCAGGAGGGCAGGGTCCACAGCCCTGAGGTGAGGCGGGCAGCGCGTGCAAGGGGACGGGGCTCTGTGGTGCGGGCTGGCCTTGgcttttctgtgtttggcttcttAGTTTCTTTGAACCTCCTCGAGGCTGGGAAGGGCCAGCTGGGCCTGGAGAAGGGTGGTGGTCCAGTGTGCAGCTGACAGTGTTTTTCCGCCAGGGCTGCCCTGAGATCCTGCCCAGTGGGGACCTTCTGATCCCTGTTGGCGTCATGCAACCTCTCACCCTGCGGGCTAAGAACCTGCCTCAGCCGCAATCGGGCCAGAAGAACTATGAGTGCGTGGTGCGGGTGCGGGGCCGGCAGCAGCGGGTGCCTGCCGTGCGCTTCAACAGCAGCAGCATACAGTGCCAGAACGCCTCGGTGAGGCCTAGGAACCCATCGGTGGTGTGAGAGGGGCTGGTAGTCTCAGGTAGCTTGAGAAGGGCACCTTCTGAGTCTCCTGTTGGGGGTTCTGAGcctgggggaggggtggtggCAAGAATCTTGATGGGGCAGGAGTGACTTTGCACGTCCTACCTGGGGTCACATGGGTCCCTCTCACCCCAGTACTCCTATGAAGGCGATGAGTATGGTGACACTGAGCTGGACTTCTCTGTGGTCTGGGATGGAGACTTCCCCATTGACAAGCCTCCCACTTTTCGAGGTGAGGGGCAGTGCTGGGCCAGGGAGTCTGCCCCCCAAGGCAGAATTGGCACTGCCAGGGCTGGTTGGGGGGGCCTTTGTCCTCCCCACTTTTCTGCCAATGCCCCCTCCATCAGCAGTACCCCTGTACCCACAGCCCTCCTGTACAAGTGTTGGGCTCAGCGGCCCAACTGTGGCCTCTGCCTCAAGGCCGACCCCCGCTTCAGCTGTGGCTGGTGCATCTCAGAGCACAGGTGCCAGCTGCAGGCCCACTGCCCTGCCCCCAAGACCAACTGGATACACCCCAGCCAGAAAGGTGCCCGGTGCAGCCACCCCCGCATCAGCCAGGTGAGCCTCCCTTTCTGCCTGCCTACCACCTGCTGGTCACCTGTGAGTCTGGACTGACCTTCTTGCTTCTCATCCTCTTCTGCAGATCCACCCTCTCATGGGGCCCAAGGAGGGAGGAACCCAGGTCACCATTCTGGGAGAGAACCTGGGTCTTGCCTCCCGAGAGCTAGGCCTGCGGGTGGCTGGCGTGCGTTGCAATTCTATCCCAGCTGAGTACGTCAGTGCTGAGAGGTGAGTCTGGCCTTGTGGGTGCCCAGGTGTCTGCCTGACCAAGCTGTCTCTGACACCCTTCAATCCCCAGGATTGTGTGTGAGATGGAGGAGTCATTGGTGCCCAGCCCACTACCGGGGCCTGTGGAGCTCTGCATAGGCGACTGTTCTGCCGACTTCCGCACGCAGTCAGAGCAGCTCTACAGCTTCGTGGTATGTGGCCATAGCCCTTCCCTCTTCACCCCTTCTCCCCACCTGTGCTGGCTCCTTCCTCCCCTTAGGGCTGGCTGCTTCTCCCACAGAGCCCAATGTTTGACCGTGTGAGTCCCAGTCGGGGCCCAGCTTCAGGGGGCTCGCGGCTTACCATTTTTGGCAGCTCCCTGGATGCCGGCAGCAGGGTCACAGTGACTATGAGAGATGGCGAGTGCCAGTTTGTGAGGTGGGCCAGGGCCCTGCCAGCCTCAGGCTGAGCATTGGGTGGGTTTTGTGGGGGTTGGTGGCTGGGGGCTACCACCTCTAAGTACCCACTTGCCAACATAGGAGGGATGCTGAGGCGATTGTGTGTATCACGCCTGTCTCCACTCTGGGCCCCAGCCAGGCCCCCATCACCCTTGCCATTGACCGTGCCAATGTGTCTAGCCCTGGAGTCATCTATACTTACACTCAAGACCCCACAGTCACACACCTGGAACCCACCTGGAGCATCATCAAGTAAGACTCTGGGCAGTATGCAGGGACCAGGCCAGTGACTGAGGCCTTGAGTATCACCTCCTACCTCCTTTGAGCCATGCCCTCATTGGTAGAGAGTAGAAGTGTTCTGGCTACACAGTACCTGGTACCTGGCCCCCACTGGGTGATCCAGGTCAGGGAGACCCTGGGCTCCCACAGCAGCCTTGATAAATCTCCAGGGCTGAATGGGGGACAATCAGGAAATCAGGGAAGAAGCCTGAGGTCCCTCACCCCTAACCCTAGTGGAAGCACTGCCATCACTGTGAGTGGGACCCACCTTCTGACAGTTCAGGAGCCCCGAGTCCGGGCCAAGTACCGTGGCATCGAGACCACTAATGTGAGTATCAGTTGCCCATCCCCTGCCCCTGCTGCCTGTGGCCTCATGTGCTGGGCTGCCCACCTTTGTTCTCACAGACGTGCCAGGTGATCAATGATACTGCCATGCTGTGTAAGGCCCCCGGGATCTTCCTGGGGCGGCCCCAACCACGGGTCCAAGGCGAGCACCCTGATGAGTTTGGCTTCGTGCTGGACCATGTGCAGACAGCGCGTTCCCTCAACCGCTCCTCTTTCACCTACTACCCTGACCCCAGCTTTGAGCCACTTGGCCCCTCCGGCGTGCTGGACGTCAAACCTGGCTCTCACGTGGTGCTGAAGGTGCAGcagggcaggtggagggagggccaGGGAGATGGAGACCCCGGGCTGAGCCTGTCCTTCACCCCCAGGGCAAGAACCTGATCCCCGCAGCAGCTGGCAGCTCCCGCCTCAACTACACAGTGCTGATTGGGGGCCAGCCATGTGCACTCACTGTTTCAGACACGCAGCTCCTGTGTGACTCACCCAGCCAAACTGGCCGGCAGCCTGTCATGGTGGGTGGGGTTGAGGACACCACTTTAAGATGGTTTGAGGTGGGTGGGAAGGCAAGCTTACCTCAGGCCTGTCCCTGCAGGTGCTGGTAGGTGGCCTGGAGTTCTGGCTAGGCACTCTGCACATCACAGCTGAGCGGGCACTGACCCTGCCAGCCATGGTAGGGCTGGCGGCAGGGGGTGGGCTCCTGCTGCTGGCCATTACCGCCATGCTGGTTGCCTACAAGCGCAAGACTCAGGATGCAGATCGCACACTCAAGCGGCTCCAGCTGCAGATGGACAACCTGGAGTCCCGAGTGGCCCTGGAATGCAAGGAAGGTGCCTGAGGCAGACACTGTGATGGGGCCGTGGGCGTGGGTCCTCCTTCTCCTGCTTAGCTGTCTCCTCCTCTCTGCACTTCCCCAGCCTTCGCAGAGCTGCAGACTGACATCAATGAACTAACAAACCACATGGATGGGGTGCAGATCCCTTTCCTGGACTACCGGACCTATGCTGTGCGCGTGCTCTTCCCTGGCATTGAGGCCCACCCAGTGCTCAAGGAGCTGGATGTGAGCCCTTACTCAGCCTGCCCACGCCCCCTTCTCTGCCCACCCCCAAGCACCCCCACCCTGAGACTCCCTGCTGTCCACAGACCCCCCCCAACGTCGAGAAGGCCCTGCGCCTCTTTGGGCAGCTGCTGCACAGCCGTGCCTTTGTGCTCACCTTCATCCACACGCTGGAGGCCCAGAGTAGCTTCTCCATGCGTGACCGTGGCACTGTGGCCTCACTCACCATGGTGGCCCTACAGAGCCGGCTTGACTATGCCACGGGGCTGCTCAAGCAACTGCTGGCAGACCTTATAGAGAAAAACCTTGAGAGCAAGAACCACCCAAAGTTGCTCTTGCGCAGGTACCTGACTCTACCCTGCTGCCCTCACTCTTGCTGGGTCCTGCCTCCttcccaggccctgcccttcCTAGGTCAGGGCCAACAGACTTCTCCTGCCCTAGGACAGAGTCAGTGGCTGAGAAGATGCTTACCAACTGGTTCACATTCCTGCTGCATAAGTTTCTGAAGGTGTGCTTGGTGGGCTGGGTGGCAGGGGAAGTGATGTCAGAGGAGCAGCTGGCTTGGCTGCCAGGGAGGTGGCAAGCTGTGTGCTTGACCTTGGCTACAGGAGTGTGCAGGGGAGCCGCTCTTCCTCTTATACTGTGCCATCAAGCAGCAGATGGAGAAGGGCCCCATTGATGCCATCACAGGCGAGGCGCGCTACTCCCTGAGTGAGGACAAGCTTATCCGGCAGCAGATTGACTACAAGACGCTGGTGAGTGTGGGTCTGGTGGTTAAGAGGTGTGTGGTGGGGAGAGGCCTCATCTGTACTGACTGTTGGGTTCTTTATACCTTCAGACCCTATACTGTGTGTGCCCAGAGAGCGAGGGCAGTGCTCAGGTCCCGGTGAAAGTTCTCAACTGTGACAGCATTACCCAGGCCAAAGATAAGCTGCTGGATACTGTGTACAAGGGCATCCCATACTCCCAGCGCCCCAAAGCTGAGGATATGGATCTGGGTGAGGCCCCTGCTCACACCCTCCAAGGAGGCTTATAGCTGTATAACCTCAGCTGGCTCTCATGCACCCCACCTGAGCTCTGTTATCTAGGAGGACTGGGACCAGGGTCTCAGGGGACGCCAGGCACAACCTTAAGTATTGTCTGTGGCCCACAGAATGGCGCCAGGGTCGCATGGCCCGCATCATCCTCCAGGATGAGGATGTCACTACCAAGATTGAGTGTGACTGGAAGAGGGTCAACTCACTGGCCCACTACCAGGTAAGGGGCTGAAGGCCCATTCACTGCCAGGGTCACCTGGGAACTGGGACCCTGCTCTGAGCCACAGCAAGGCACAGGAACAGTGGTGGTCCTGGCTCCTCCCTGTCCTTGTCCTTCCACTCATAAGCTCTATTCATGGGGCCTCGGGTGCCACCTATGTACACACTGAAGGGTCTATGTGGGTGGTGGCCTGTTGGCTTCTTGACTTCATGCACTGCCCCCCCCTCTGGGACCTCCAGGTGACCGACGGTTCTTTGGTGGCACTGGTGCCCAAACAAGTGTCTGCCTATAACATGGCCAACTCTTTCACCTTCACCCGCTCCCTCAGCCGCTATGGTAGGTTTGCGTAGCACTGTAGCCGTGTGCCCTTTGAGGCTGTGCAAGTCCTCCTAGGGAACCCCTGTCCAGGCATTTCCGGGAACCTTCCTGGGCCGTGCCCTTGGGAGTTCTCCAGTTCTGTAGAGTCTAGACATAGGGTGGGCCAGCGAGTACAGATGGATTCCCCCAGGCTGCTGGGCTTCTGGGAGAAGGTGGAGACCAGCAAGAGGTAGGATGATGCTAGTGTCTCCAGTGGCCTAAGGGCCACACCTGTGCTCTGCTCCAGAGAGCTTGCTCCGCACAGCTAGCAGCCCTGATAGCCTCCGCTCACGGGCGCCCATGATCACACCTGATCAGGAGACGGGCACCAAGCTGTGGCACCTGGTGAAGAACCATGACCATGCTGACCACCGAGAAGGGGACCGTGGCAGTAAGATGGTCTCAGAGATCTACCTGACGCGACTACTGGCCACCAAGGTGTGGGCCTGCCTCTCGCAACCTTGGCCTCTTGCACTGAATGCCTTCTAGCCTGGTCTTGGCTTTGGGGTTGGCCTGGCCtactggggagggggtggggagactGGATTATTTGGATCCAGTGGGCCTTTGCTATAGGAATTCCCAGCCTGAGGTCAAACTGAGTCTGTCTCAGAGGTCCTGGCCCTACAGGGAAGCCCTGCTCTTTACTAAACCTTTCTGCCCCACCTTTGGGGATATCCTGACCTGGCTCCTTCCTAGCCTGTACCCTCTCTGCCTGCTCCACCAATAGGGTACATTGCAGAAGTTCGTGGATGACCTCTTTGAGACTGTGTTCAGCACAGCCCACCGGGGCTCAGCTCTGCCCCTGGCCATCAAGTACATGTTCGACTTCCTGGATGAACAGGCTGACCAGCGCCAGATCAGTGACCCTGACGTGCGTCACACCTGGAAGAGCAACTGGTACCACTCTGCACTGAGCTGCTGCCCCCTGGGGTGGAGGGCTGGAAGGAGCCGAGGCCTTTGCCAAGACCCAGGACCTGTAGGGAAGGCTGATGGCAGGGCTGGAGTTGTTGTCAGGCAGGAGAGGGTGGCAGCCTGGCCTGGGGCCGACTTTTATGGTGACAGAGGTGAAATCTGCTGGGCATCCAAGGTGGGATGGTGACAGTGAGGCCTGCACTAAGGTATGGCTCTTTGCCCTCCAGGGCTTTGCGCCTAGTAGAGATGCTGGTGCCTTGGTGCAGGTGGTGACAGTTGTGACCGTAAAAGCTGCAGAGGGGATGAGACCAGCTGAGGACAGAAGTTCAGCAGAAACTTAGAGAAAAGGCTGTTAACCTTAAACTTGTCACTCTTGCCACATCTGGAAAAGATATGAGCTGGCTTGCCAAGAACAAGATGTAACAGAGCACACGTGGGAGGCGCCCCACAGGACCGACTAGGGAGTCTCAGGCATGTGTCCTTCTGTCCAGCTTGCCCTTGCGCTTCTGGGTGAACGTGATCAAGAACCCGCAGTTCGTGTTCGACATCCACAAGAACAGCATCACAGATGCCTGCTTGTCGGTGGTGGCCCAGACCTTCATGGACTCCTGCTCCACATCTGAGCACCGCCTGGGCAAGGACTCACCCTCCAACAAGCTGCTCTATGCCAAGGATATCCCCAACTACAAGAGCTGGGTGGAGAGGTGGGCTTTGCCCTGCTAGGGGTGATGGGGGTAGGAGCTGCTCTCCCTGGGCTGCCTCTCTGAGGCTGGCCTGGCAGTGAGAACAGGAGTTTTGGCTTTTGTGATATCTGCCCAAGTGACCTACTCAGGGTCCCAACAGGTACTACCGAGACATTGCAAAGATGGCATTGATCAGTGACCAGGACATGGATGCCTACTTGGTGGAGCAGTCCCGCCTCCATTCCAGTGAATTCAATGTCCTAAGCGCACTCAGTGAGCTCTATTTCTATGTCACCAAGTACCGCCAGGAGGTGCGTGCTGCCCTGCAGACCCCCAATCGCTTGGCCCTGAGGGTGCAGGCAATGACAAACTGTAGGGGACAGAGGGGACATGGATTGTTCAGTCCTTCCCTGTACAGGCTCCAGAGCCAGCATGGGTGACACTCTCTGTAGAACCTGAGATTTGAGGAATTCAGGAGACATTAAGGGACCTGAGCACTGGCAGGGATGGGCTGAGGTACATGGGCCTGGGCCAGAAAGTGTGGAGGTGCAGCCACTTTTAGGGCCTGTAAGATTTGTGATTGGAGGTCTGGGTAGGAGACAGAGGCAAGGACTTCAGAATGGATTCTCGGCTAGAAATACACAGCTGTGAGCCAGCAGATGGCACTGAAAGTCTGAGCCTGGTGAGCTCACACAGGAAAACAGGAGGCGTGGAGGGAGAGGGACCCCCAATTGGAAgtcagagggaagagaaggagctAGCAGAGGGCTAAGAGGGAACCTGAATGCCTGGGGACATCCTACAaggatcaaggagtagggcgtgatTGGCTCCATTAGGTGCTGCTGCTGGGCAAGGACAATGGATGCTGGCTGGGTCTGGCAGAGTCACAGACACTGGACAAGGGAGTTGTGGGTGGAAGGGGTCACTCCCTGAGTCTAGACTATTCTTGGGAGGGGCCACACTCTAGCTGTAGAGGGGAAGAAGAGAATGTTCTGTGGTTGGAGGGAGACCTGAAGTTAAGGAGAAGCTGgtgggctcagtgtccatagctcagtggttagggtgccggcctcatgcaccaaggctggtgggttttagcttggcccaggcctgctaaacaacaatgataacaacaacaacaacaacaaaatagctgggcgctgtggtgggagtctgtagacccagctacttgggaggctgaggcaagagaatcgcttacgcccaagagtttgaggttgctgtgagctgtgacaccatgggactctaccgagggtgacatagtgagactgtctaaaaaaaggaGAAGCCTGTGAGTTTGTTTAGAGGTTTACAGAGCTTGAGCTGTGCATAGGGTCTCAGGGAGAAGAGAGGATCCCAGCTGGGAAGTGGGTGCTTTGTACAGGAGGAGCTGGCCCCTCCCTGAGAGTCCAGCTCCAGGGGATCCTTCTCCCCCAGATTCTTACTGCTCTGGACCAAGAT includes:
- the PLXNA3 gene encoding plexin-A3 isoform X1 produces the protein MPAVCLLQLLLLAVGGALGNSRPFRAFMVTDTTLTHLAVHRVTGEVFVGAVNRIFKLAPNLTELRVHVTGPVEDNSRCYPPPSMRACAHHLAPVDNVNKLLLIDYAAHRLVACGSTWQGICQFLRLDDLFKLGEPHHRKEHYLSGAQEPDSMAGVIVEQSQGPSKLFVGTAVDGKSEYFPTLSSRKLISDEDSVDMFSLVYQDEFVSSQIKIPSDTLSLYPAFDIYYIYGFVSASFVYFLTLQLDTQQTLLDTAGEKFFTSKIVRMCARDSEFYSYVEFPIGCSWRGVEYRLVQSAHLAKPGLLLAQALGVPADEDILFTIFSQGQKNRASPPRQTVLCLFTLSNINAHIRHRIQSCYRGEGTLALPWLLNKELPCINTPMQINGNFCGLVLNQPLGGLQVIEGLPLLDDNTDGMASVAAYTYHQHSVVFIGTRSGSLKKVRVDGSQDAHLYETVPVVDGSPILRDLLFSPDHRHIYLLSEKQVSQLPVETCEQYLSCAACLGSGDPHCGWCVLQHRCCREGACPGASAPHSFVEELSKCVQVQVRPNNMSVTSPGVQLTVAVHNVPDLSAGVSCAFEEVMESEAVLLPSGELHCLSPSLQELQALTRGHGATRTVQLQLLSKETGVRFAGADFVFYNCSVLQSFESPELCPGGRAVWPPLFLKLSHPPRCMSCVGSPYPCHWCKYRHVCTSHPHECSFQEGRVHSPEGCPEILPSGDLLIPVGVMQPLTLRAKNLPQPQSGQKNYECVVRVRGRQQRVPAVRFNSSSIQCQNASYSYEGDEYGDTELDFSVVWDGDFPIDKPPTFRALLYKCWAQRPNCGLCLKADPRFSCGWCISEHRCQLQAHCPAPKTNWIHPSQKGARCSHPRISQIHPLMGPKEGGTQVTILGENLGLASRELGLRVAGVRCNSIPAEYVSAERIVCEMEESLVPSPLPGPVELCIGDCSADFRTQSEQLYSFVSPMFDRVSPSRGPASGGSRLTIFGSSLDAGSRVTVTMRDGECQFVRRDAEAIVCITPVSTLGPSQAPITLAIDRANVSSPGVIYTYTQDPTVTHLEPTWSIINGSTAITVSGTHLLTVQEPRVRAKYRGIETTNTCQVINDTAMLCKAPGIFLGRPQPRVQGEHPDEFGFVLDHVQTARSLNRSSFTYYPDPSFEPLGPSGVLDVKPGSHVVLKGKNLIPAAAGSSRLNYTVLIGGQPCALTVSDTQLLCDSPSQTGRQPVMVLVGGLEFWLGTLHITAERALTLPAMVGLAAGGGLLLLAITAMLVAYKRKTQDADRTLKRLQLQMDNLESRVALECKEAFAELQTDINELTNHMDGVQIPFLDYRTYAVRVLFPGIEAHPVLKELDTPPNVEKALRLFGQLLHSRAFVLTFIHTLEAQSSFSMRDRGTVASLTMVALQSRLDYATGLLKQLLADLIEKNLESKNHPKLLLRRTESVAEKMLTNWFTFLLHKFLKECAGEPLFLLYCAIKQQMEKGPIDAITGEARYSLSEDKLIRQQIDYKTLTLYCVCPESEGSAQVPVKVLNCDSITQAKDKLLDTVYKGIPYSQRPKAEDMDLEWRQGRMARIILQDEDVTTKIECDWKRVNSLAHYQVTDGSLVALVPKQVSAYNMANSFTFTRSLSRYESLLRTASSPDSLRSRAPMITPDQETGTKLWHLVKNHDHADHREGDRGSKMVSEIYLTRLLATKGTLQKFVDDLFETVFSTAHRGSALPLAIKYMFDFLDEQADQRQISDPDVRHTWKSNCLPLRFWVNVIKNPQFVFDIHKNSITDACLSVVAQTFMDSCSTSEHRLGKDSPSNKLLYAKDIPNYKSWVERYYRDIAKMALISDQDMDAYLVEQSRLHSSEFNVLSALSELYFYVTKYRQEVRAALQTPNRLALRVQAMTNCRGQRGHGLFSPSLYRLQSQHG
- the PLXNA3 gene encoding plexin-A3 isoform X2 — translated: MPAVCLLQLLLLAVGGALGNSRPFRAFMVTDTTLTHLAVHRVTGEVFVGAVNRIFKLAPNLTELRVHVTGPVEDNSRCYPPPSMRACAHHLAPVDNVNKLLLIDYAAHRLVACGSTWQGICQFLRLDDLFKLGEPHHRKEHYLSGAQEPDSMAGVIVEQSQGPSKLFVGTAVDGKSEYFPTLSSRKLISDEDSVDMFSLVYQDEFVSSQIKIPSDTLSLYPAFDIYYIYGFVSASFVYFLTLQLDTQQTLLDTAGEKFFTSKIVRMCARDSEFYSYVEFPIGCSWRGVEYRLVQSAHLAKPGLLLAQALGVPADEDILFTIFSQGQKNRASPPRQTVLCLFTLSNINAHIRHRIQSCYRGEGTLALPWLLNKELPCINTPMQINGNFCGLVLNQPLGGLQVIEGLPLLDDNTDGMASVAAYTYHQHSVVFIGTRSGSLKKVRVDGSQDAHLYETVPVVDGSPILRDLLFSPDHRHIYLLSEKQVSQLPVETCEQYLSCAACLGSGDPHCGWCVLQHRCCREGACPGASAPHSFVEELSKCVQVQVRPNNMSVTSPGVQLTVAVHNVPDLSAGVSCAFEEVMESEAVLLPSGELHCLSPSLQELQALTRGHGATRTVQLQLLSKETGVRFAGADFVFYNCSVLQSFESPELCPGGRAVWPPLFLKLSHPPRCMSCVGSPYPCHWCKYRHVCTSHPHECSFQEGRVHSPEGCPEILPSGDLLIPVGVMQPLTLRAKNLPQPQSGQKNYECVVRVRGRQQRVPAVRFNSSSIQCQNASYSYEGDEYGDTELDFSVVWDGDFPIDKPPTFRALLYKCWAQRPNCGLCLKADPRFSCGWCISEHRCQLQAHCPAPKTNWIHPSQKGARCSHPRISQIHPLMGPKEGGTQVTILGENLGLASRELGLRVAGVRCNSIPAEYVSAERIVCEMEESLVPSPLPGPVELCIGDCSADFRTQSEQLYSFVSPMFDRVSPSRGPASGGSRLTIFGSSLDAGSRVTVTMRDGECQFVRRDAEAIVCITPVSTLGPSQAPITLAIDRANVSSPGVIYTYTQDPTVTHLEPTWSIINGSTAITVSGTHLLTVQEPRVRAKYRGIETTNTCQVINDTAMLCKAPGIFLGRPQPRVQGEHPDEFGFVLDHVQTARSLNRSSFTYYPDPSFEPLGPSGVLDVKPGSHVVLKGKNLIPAAAGSSRLNYTVLIGGQPCALTVSDTQLLCDSPSQTGRQPVMVLVGGLEFWLGTLHITAERALTLPAMVGLAAGGGLLLLAITAMLVAYKRKTQDADRTLKRLQLQMDNLESRVALECKEAFAELQTDINELTNHMDGVQIPFLDYRTYAVRVLFPGIEAHPVLKELDTPPNVEKALRLFGQLLHSRAFVLTFIHTLEAQSSFSMRDRGTVASLTMVALQSRLDYATGLLKQLLADLIEKNLESKNHPKLLLRRTESVAEKMLTNWFTFLLHKFLKECAGEPLFLLYCAIKQQMEKGPIDAITGEARYSLSEDKLIRQQIDYKTLTLYCVCPESEGSAQVPVKVLNCDSITQAKDKLLDTVYKGIPYSQRPKAEDMDLEWRQGRMARIILQDEDVTTKIECDWKRVNSLAHYQVTDGSLVALVPKQVSAYNMANSFTFTRSLSRYESLLRTASSPDSLRSRAPMITPDQETGTKLWHLVKNHDHADHREGDRGSKMVSEIYLTRLLATKGTLQKFVDDLFETVFSTAHRGSALPLAIKYMFDFLDEQADQRQISDPDVRHTWKSNCLPLRFWVNVIKNPQFVFDIHKNSITDACLSVVAQTFMDSCSTSEHRLGKDSPSNKLLYAKDIPNYKSWVERYYRDIAKMALISDQDMDAYLVEQSRLHSSEFNVLSALSELYFYVTKYRQEILTALDQDVSCRKHKLRQKLEQIISLMSSNS